In Choloepus didactylus isolate mChoDid1 chromosome 6, mChoDid1.pri, whole genome shotgun sequence, one DNA window encodes the following:
- the NLRP6 gene encoding NACHT, LRR and PYD domains-containing protein 6: MGPVLDQGQDSMDEPEAPGSRGHRDATARELLLSALEDLSQEQLKRFRHKLRDAPAGGRGIPWGRLEHADAVDLVERLAEFYGPQPALDVARKALKRSDVRDVAARLKEQQLQRLRPSPSPQLSVSEYKKKYREHVLQQHAKVKERNARSVKINKRFTKLLIAPESAALEDEALGPEEGLGVRDWSPEPQRAWRSNTDTFNRLFGRDEEGGRQLTVVLRGPAGIGKTMAAKKILYDWAAGKLYHGKVDFAFFMLCHEVLERPGACSLADLILEQCPDRSAPVRQMLARPERLLFILDGADELQAPGPAEAAPCTDPFETAGGARVLDGLLSKALLPSSRLLVTARAAAAGRLQSHLRSPQCAEVCGFSDKDKKKYFYKFFSEEWRAERAYRFVKENETLYALCFVPFVCWIVCSVLRQQLDRRQDLSRTSRTTTSVYLLFITSVLGSAPAADGPQVQGELRKLCRLAREGVLGRRAQFAEKDLERLELRGSSVQTLFLSKKELPGVLENEVAYQFMDQSFQEFFAALSYLLEEEGASGAPAGSIRALLSGEVETRGHLALTTRFLFGLLNTERMRDIERHFGCIVSEHVKQEALLWVQGQGRPTGVSEEPEGPEGSQAPEEEEEENEELNQPLELLYCLYESQEDAFVSQALCKLPELVLERVRFSRMDLVVLSYCVRCCSAGQGLRLLSCGLGTAQEKKKKKSLAKRLQGTLGATGQHPVSPLRPLCEALTHPQCGLSSLTLSSCKLPDTVCHDLSEALKVAPALTELGLLHNALSEAGLRMLCEGLAWPRCRVQTLRVQQAGRQEVLQYLVGLLCQSQALATLDLSGCQLPGPTVTSLCAALQHPACSLQTLSLASVELSEHSLQELQAVKTAKPGLVIRHSALDRPLEPPKEDSSAL; this comes from the exons ATGGGCCCAG TGCTAGACCAGGGACAGGACTCCATGGATGAGCCAGAGGCCCCTGGCTCCAG GGGGCATCGCGACGCCACCGCCCGGGAGCTGCTCCTGTCGGCTCTGGAGGACCTGAGCCAGGAGCAGCTGAAGCGCTTCCGCCACAAGCTGCGAGACGCGCCGGCGGGCGGCCGCGGCATCCCGTGGGGGAGGCTGGAGCACGCGGACGCCGTGGACCTCGTCGAGCGGCTGGCGGAGTTCTATGGGCCGCAGCCTGCGCTGGACGTGGCCCGGAAGGCCCTGAAGAGGTCGGACGTGCGCGACGTGGCGGCGCGCCTCAAGGAGCAGCAGCTGCAGC GACTTCGCCCCAGCCCCTCTCCGCAGCTCTCCGTGTCAG AATACAAGAAGAAGTACCGCGAGCACGTGCTGCAGCAGCATGCCAAGGTGAAAGAGAGGAATGCCCGCTCGGTGAAGATCAACAAGCGCTTCACCAAGCTGCTCATCGCGCCCGAGAGCGCCGCCCTGGAGGACGAGGCGCTGGGGCCGGAGGAGGGGCTGGGCGTGCGGGACTGGAGCCCGGAGCCGCAGCGCGCCTGGCGCTCCAACACCGACACCTTCAACCGGCTGTTTGGCCGCGACGAGGAGGGCGGCCGGCAGCTGACCGTGGTGCTGAGGGGCCCGGCGGGCATCGGTAAGACCATGGCAGCCAAGAAGATCCTGTACGACTGGGCGGCAGGCAAGCTATATCACGGCAAGGTGGACTTCGCCTTCTTCATGCTGTGCCACGAGGTGCTGGAGCGGCCGGGCGCGTGTAGCCTGGCCGACCTGATCCTGGAGCAGTGCCCCGACCGCAGCGCGCCTGTGCGCCAGATGCTAGCCCGGCCGGAGCGGCTGCTCTTCATCCTGGACGGGGCCGACGAGCTGCAGGCGCCGGGGCCCGCCGAGGCCGCGCCCTGCACCGACCCCTTTGAGACCGCAGGCGGCGCCCGGGTGCTGGATGGGCTGCTGAGCAAGGCGCTGCTGCCCTCCTCCCGCCTGCTGGTGACCGCGCGCGCTGCCGCTGCCGGGAGGCTGCAGAGCCACCTGCGCTCACCTCAGTGCGCGGAGGTGTGCGGCTTCTCAGACAAGGACAAGAAGAAGTACTTCTACAAGTTCTTCTCGGAGGAGTGGAGGGCGGAGCGCGCCTACCGCTTCGTGAAGGAGAACGAGACGCTCTACGCGCTGTGCTTCGTGCCCTTTGTGTGCTGGATCGTGTGCTCCGTGCTGCGCCAGCAGCTCGACCGCCGCCAGGACCTGTCTCGCACCTCCAGGACCACCACGTCCGTGTACCTGCTTTTCATCACCAGCGTGCTAGGCTCAGCGCCTGCAGCAGACGGGCCCCAGGTGCAGGGCGAGCTGCGCAAGCTGTGCCGCCTGGCCCGCGAGGGCGTCCTCGGGCGCAGGGCACAGTTCGCGGAAAAGGACCTGGAGCGGCTGGAGCTGCGCGGCTCCAGCGTGCAGACGTTGTTTCTCAGCAAGAAGGAACTGCCCGGCGTGCTGGAGAACGAGGTCGCCTATCAGTTCATGGACCAGAGCTTCCAGGAGTTCTTCGCCGCGCTGTCCTACCtgctggaggaggagggggccTCCGGGGCGCCGGCTGGCAGCATCAGGGCGCTCCTGAGCGGGGAGGTGGAGACGCGCGGCCACCTCGCCCTCACCACGCGCTTCCTCTTCGGGTTACTGAACACGGAGCGGATGCGCGACATTGAGCGCCACTTCGGCTGCATCGTCTCGGAGCACGTGAAGCAAGAAGCCCTGCTGTGGGTGCAGGGCCAGGGCCGCCCCACGGGGGTGTCAGAAGAGCCTGAGGGGCCTGAGGGTTCCCAGGCgccagaggaggaagaggaggagaatgaGGAGCTGAACCAGCCTCTGGAGCTGCTGTACTGCCTGTACGAATCGCAGGAGGACGCTTTCGTGAGCCAGGCCCTGTGCAAACTCCCGGAGCTGGTGCTGGAGCGAGTGCGCTTCAGCCGCATGGACCTGGTGGTCCTGAGCTACTGTGTGCGGTGCTGTTCGGCGGGACAGGGGCTGCGCCTGctcagctgtgggctgggcactgcccaggagaagaagaagaagaagagccTGGCGAAGCGGCTCCAGGGCACCCTGGGTG CCACAGGACAGCATCCAGTCTCCCCGCTGCGCCCACTCTGCGAGGCCTTGACCCACCCGCAGTGTGGTCTGAGCAGCCTGAC GCTGTCCAGTTGCAAACTGCCCGACACAGTCTGCCATGACCTCTCCGAGGCCCTGAAGGTGGCCCCTGCCCTGACCGAACTGGGTCTCCTGCATAATGCACTCAGCGAGGCAGGGTTGCGGATGCTGTGCGAGGGCCTGGCTTGGCCCCGCTGCCGGGTACAGACGCTCAG GGTGCAGCAGGCTGGCCGCCAGGAAGTGCTGCAGTACCTGGTCGGTTTGCTCTGCCAGAGCCAGGCACTGGCCACGCTGGACCTCAGCGGCTGTCAGCTGCCAGGCCCCACGGTGACCTCCCTGTGTGCTGCCCTGCAGCACCCAGCGTGCAGCCTGCAGACTCTCAG CCTGGCCTCCGTGGAGCTGAGTGAGCACTCACTGCAGGAGCTGCAGGCGGTGAAGACAGCAAAGCCGGGTCTGGTCATCAGGCACTCTGCGCTGGACAGACCCCTGGAGCCCCCCAAGGAGGACAGCAGTGCCCTCTGA